A single Deinococcus radiopugnans ATCC 19172 DNA region contains:
- a CDS encoding S1C family serine protease, whose protein sequence is MKKNLSILALSGTLALGAFVGYGVNERSAAQNAAPVTAAQTTQGQMVQALATPPQAPLTQSYDGGRARTESEANTVNVVKARQGGLVYVSVTEKADASASPQAQLRKRMQEQMPFGFPFGDGASPFGDGGDGGGTPQPQTGTGSGFFVSSAGDIITNNHVVDGASEITIRVHGDKTEYKAKVIARAPDFDLALIRAEGLPKNLIQPIPLGDSSQLDVGLKAVAMGAPFGLDFSVSEGIISSLERTAPVGMQGIKQSLIQTDAAINPGNSGGPLLNSAGEVIGVNTQILTGGAGQSAGVGFAIPVNTVKKLLPQLQAGKGGVVQPPRMGITFTDISGLSPEQRKAAGLPENGALVQSVVPGSPAANASLQAGSNESIKLTNPATGQTTTVSTDGDLITAIDGQPITDDNSLQSAVLGKSMGDSVKLTVRRGGQTREVTVNLGDVTFPTAQQ, encoded by the coding sequence ATGAAGAAGAACCTGTCTATCCTGGCCCTGTCGGGCACGCTGGCCCTCGGCGCGTTCGTGGGCTACGGCGTCAACGAACGTTCGGCCGCCCAGAACGCCGCGCCGGTTACGGCCGCTCAGACCACCCAGGGCCAGATGGTCCAGGCCCTGGCGACGCCGCCCCAGGCCCCGCTGACCCAGAGCTACGACGGCGGGCGCGCCCGCACCGAATCCGAGGCCAACACTGTGAACGTGGTCAAGGCGCGGCAGGGCGGGCTGGTCTACGTCAGCGTGACTGAAAAGGCAGACGCCTCGGCCAGTCCCCAGGCCCAGTTGCGCAAACGGATGCAGGAGCAGATGCCTTTCGGCTTTCCGTTCGGTGACGGTGCCAGTCCGTTTGGAGATGGCGGCGATGGCGGCGGCACGCCGCAACCCCAGACCGGCACGGGCAGCGGGTTCTTTGTGTCGAGTGCGGGCGACATCATCACCAACAACCATGTGGTGGACGGGGCCAGCGAGATCACCATCCGCGTTCACGGGGACAAGACCGAGTACAAGGCCAAGGTGATTGCCCGCGCGCCCGACTTCGATCTGGCGCTGATCCGCGCCGAGGGTCTGCCCAAGAACCTGATCCAGCCGATTCCGCTGGGCGACAGCAGCCAGCTGGACGTGGGCCTGAAGGCGGTGGCGATGGGCGCGCCCTTTGGTCTGGACTTCAGCGTCTCTGAGGGCATTATTTCCAGCCTGGAGCGCACCGCCCCGGTGGGCATGCAGGGCATCAAGCAGAGCCTGATCCAGACCGACGCGGCGATCAACCCCGGCAACTCCGGTGGGCCGCTGCTGAACAGTGCGGGCGAGGTGATCGGCGTGAACACGCAGATCCTGACCGGCGGCGCCGGCCAGAGCGCGGGCGTGGGCTTTGCCATCCCGGTCAATACGGTCAAGAAACTGCTGCCCCAGTTGCAGGCGGGCAAGGGCGGCGTGGTGCAGCCGCCGCGCATGGGCATCACCTTCACGGACATCAGCGGCCTGAGCCCTGAGCAGCGCAAGGCCGCCGGGCTGCCGGAAAATGGTGCGCTGGTGCAGAGCGTGGTGCCGGGCAGTCCCGCCGCCAACGCCAGCCTGCAGGCAGGCAGCAACGAGAGCATCAAGCTGACCAATCCGGCCACCGGCCAGACCACCACCGTGTCCACCGACGGCGATCTGATCACCGCCATTGACGGCCAGCCCATCACCGACGACAACAGCCTGCAAAGCGCCGTTCTGGGCAAGAGCATGGGCGACAGCGTGAAGCTGACTGTCCGGCGCGGCGGCCAGACCCGCGAGGTCACGGTCAATCTGGGCGACGTGACGTTCCCCACCGCGCAGCAGTAG
- a CDS encoding HU family DNA-binding protein, which translates to MAKSTKAATKPAAKATPTRSANSKIAKTQIIDMVADKTSLNKKQAGEAVAAVLTSVVTALQGGKSVGLPGLGTLSVTQTVARTGVRPGTSQKITIPAGKKIRFKVASTLKGTL; encoded by the coding sequence ATGGCAAAAAGCACCAAAGCCGCCACGAAACCCGCCGCCAAAGCCACACCCACAAGAAGTGCCAACAGCAAGATCGCCAAGACCCAGATCATTGACATGGTGGCCGACAAGACCAGCCTGAACAAAAAGCAGGCCGGCGAAGCGGTCGCCGCCGTCCTGACGAGCGTGGTCACGGCCCTGCAGGGTGGCAAAAGCGTCGGCCTTCCGGGTCTGGGCACCCTCAGCGTGACCCAGACCGTGGCGCGGACGGGCGTTCGGCCCGGCACCAGCCAGAAAATCACCATTCCCGCTGGCAAGAAAATCCGCTTCAAAGTGGCCAGCACCCTCAAAGGGACGCTGTAA
- a CDS encoding S1 RNA-binding domain-containing protein yields the protein MVYHVSHAFPRRTSLVQLDSGAVAEGRVTRVTDFGAFIQFENGETGLVHISQIAHSFVRNIHDHVREGENIEVKVLGRDERGRLDLSIKELLEEPEEVPRPRAIGRQSPQFEAKLRSFMRDAKERTTTGGPKKPGGGGKRKK from the coding sequence ATGGTGTACCATGTGAGCCATGCTTTCCCCAGGAGAACTTCTTTAGTGCAGCTTGACTCTGGCGCGGTGGCCGAGGGCCGCGTAACCCGTGTGACCGATTTCGGCGCGTTTATCCAGTTCGAGAACGGCGAGACGGGCCTCGTTCACATCTCGCAGATCGCCCATTCGTTCGTGCGTAACATCCACGATCATGTGCGCGAGGGCGAGAACATCGAGGTCAAGGTGCTGGGCCGCGACGAGCGTGGTCGCCTGGACCTGTCGATCAAGGAGCTGCTCGAGGAGCCCGAGGAAGTGCCGCGCCCGCGCGCCATCGGGCGGCAGAGTCCGCAGTTCGAGGCCAAGCTGCGTTCCTTCATGCGCGACGCCAAGGAGCGCACCACCACCGGCGGCCCCAAGAAGCCGGGCGGCGGCGGCAAGCGCAAGAAGTAA
- a CDS encoding glycerol-3-phosphate acyltransferase, which produces MLALLVAVLSYLLGSLVTGVLYSRARGADILGRDLPGGSGTYRQFGRNAAILVTAGDILKGVLAALLARALIPEQTWIATLAVVLGHCYPLFFRFRGGGGIAPLMGALLVVAPLTLLGTLALGLALIPLYRATLQSRLNLNAVPFATAVAVPLGVLLSLRYGGLADLLAGSAAMAVRAAHLLAVPVAQGDKR; this is translated from the coding sequence ATGTTAGCCCTGCTGGTTGCCGTCCTGTCCTACCTTCTGGGGTCACTGGTCACCGGCGTGCTGTACTCGCGGGCGCGCGGGGCCGATATTCTGGGGCGGGACCTGCCGGGCGGCAGCGGCACCTACCGGCAGTTTGGGCGCAACGCTGCCATTCTGGTGACCGCCGGGGACATCCTTAAAGGCGTGCTGGCCGCGCTGCTGGCCCGTGCGCTGATTCCTGAACAGACCTGGATCGCCACCCTGGCGGTCGTGCTGGGCCACTGTTATCCACTGTTCTTCCGGTTCCGCGGTGGCGGCGGCATTGCGCCTCTGATGGGCGCCCTGCTGGTGGTCGCCCCGCTGACCCTGCTGGGCACGCTGGCGCTTGGCCTGGCGCTGATCCCGCTGTACCGCGCCACCCTGCAAAGCCGCCTGAACCTGAATGCCGTGCCGTTTGCGACTGCCGTCGCCGTGCCGCTGGGCGTGCTGCTGAGCCTGCGTTACGGCGGTCTGGCCGATCTGCTGGCGGGGAGCGCCGCGATGGCCGTGCGGGCCGCGCATCTGCTGGCTGTGCCGGTGGCCCAGGGCGACAAACGATGA
- a CDS encoding CarD family transcriptional regulator — MAFTQGDRVVLPPYGLGVISGTCRRPVGENSYEYYEIQFAHTASRAYVPVAAPQSAGMRAALTENDLPELLAQLQGSTLKLPPQWAARQRLVAEILAGGNPLELAVLTCELRRWNTERGLPDLDRQAFRRAIKLLEQEVSGLENDDAQMVQQFLERAWHETPQH, encoded by the coding sequence GTGGCCTTCACCCAGGGGGACCGTGTGGTCTTGCCCCCCTATGGCCTCGGGGTAATCAGCGGCACGTGCAGACGGCCCGTCGGGGAAAACTCGTACGAGTATTACGAAATCCAGTTCGCACACACGGCCAGCCGCGCCTATGTCCCGGTGGCCGCCCCCCAGAGCGCCGGGATGCGCGCCGCGCTGACCGAGAACGACCTCCCGGAATTGCTGGCACAGTTGCAGGGCAGCACGTTGAAGTTGCCGCCGCAGTGGGCGGCACGCCAGCGGCTCGTCGCCGAGATCCTCGCTGGCGGCAATCCGCTGGAACTGGCCGTCCTGACCTGCGAGTTACGGCGCTGGAACACCGAGCGGGGCCTGCCCGACCTGGACCGGCAGGCCTTCCGGCGGGCCATCAAACTGCTGGAGCAGGAGGTGAGTGGTCTGGAAAACGATGACGCGCAGATGGTCCAGCAATTTCTGGAGCGTGCGTGGCACGAGACTCCACAACATTGA
- a CDS encoding HesA/MoeB/ThiF family protein: MTAAKSSVRALKELQAPAQGELSREELRRYSRQLLVPEWLQAGAQERLRHASVLLVGAGGLGGPVALQLAGAGVGRLVIADGDTVGVSNLHRQTLFTAADVGRLKAEIAAARAQALNPFVQVQVASRLDGHDLDRLVPSVTLVVDATDNFETRYAIADACTRAGREWVWGAAGGSSGMVSVFGPHLGLRDLFPTPGDGPSCDETGVLGPVPNLVGSLMAQEALKVLGGVGDPLRGKLWTFEALSGQARLLSLKSVKPVTP, from the coding sequence ATGACCGCCGCAAAAAGCAGCGTCCGGGCGCTGAAGGAACTCCAGGCCCCGGCCCAAGGGGAACTCTCGCGTGAGGAGTTGAGGCGCTACTCACGGCAGCTGCTCGTTCCAGAGTGGCTGCAGGCCGGAGCCCAGGAGCGGCTGCGACACGCCAGCGTGCTGCTGGTGGGCGCGGGTGGACTGGGCGGCCCCGTGGCTTTGCAGCTGGCCGGAGCTGGCGTAGGACGCTTGGTGATTGCGGACGGCGACACGGTGGGGGTGAGCAACCTGCACCGCCAGACGCTGTTCACGGCCGCCGACGTGGGCCGCCTCAAGGCCGAGATCGCCGCGGCGCGGGCACAGGCCCTCAATCCCTTCGTCCAGGTGCAGGTGGCGTCCAGACTGGACGGCCATGATCTGGACCGCCTGGTGCCCAGCGTTACGCTCGTCGTGGACGCTACTGACAACTTCGAAACGCGTTACGCCATCGCCGACGCCTGCACACGGGCCGGACGTGAGTGGGTCTGGGGAGCAGCGGGCGGCAGCAGCGGGATGGTCAGCGTCTTTGGCCCCCATCTGGGCCTGCGGGATCTGTTTCCCACCCCCGGCGACGGCCCGTCCTGCGATGAGACGGGCGTCCTCGGACCGGTGCCTAATCTCGTGGGCAGCCTGATGGCTCAGGAGGCCCTCAAGGTGCTAGGCGGCGTCGGTGACCCCCTGCGCGGCAAGCTGTGGACCTTCGAGGCCCTGTCAGGGCAGGCGCGCCTGCTGTCCCTCAAGTCCGTCAAACCAGTCACTCCTTAA